From Vigna radiata var. radiata cultivar VC1973A unplaced genomic scaffold, Vradiata_ver6 scaffold_227, whole genome shotgun sequence, one genomic window encodes:
- the LOC111241047 gene encoding sodium/potassium/calcium exchanger 1-like isoform X1 has product MAILKETGYRNVKELWYSLGGPLLEDRLELLSDDKGACHVVNIAIMNGQAHLFVVHMVSQPDYIHMLEYHSQPELGEVQGVQVEGGEVEGGELEVGDIEVGQVKVDEVVEGEAFDEVGQEELVEVEVGQQELLEVEVGQEELDEVEVEDGEVQVCQHGEEGDAEVEVGEHDEVEGGQHTEEGDGDVDEVVQEHAELDEVSKDTCQDSEDNIGGGVGDGQDEVDGSSWNASDEDDLVD; this is encoded by the coding sequence atggcCATACTAAAAGAGACGGGTTATAGAAATGTTAAGGAGTTGTGGTATTCCCTGGGTGGCCCTTTATTAGAAGATAGGTTGGAATTGTTAAGTGATGACAAAGGTGCATGTCATGTGGTGAACATTGCTATAATGAATGGTCAAGCTCATTTGTTTGTGGTTCACATGGTATCCCAACCTGATTATATTCATATGTTAGAATATCATAGTCAACCCGAGTTAGGTGAAGTTCAAGGAGTTCAAGTTGAGGGAGGTGAAGTTGAAGGAGGTGAACTTGAGGTAGGTGATATTGAGGTTGGTCAAGTTAAGGTTGATGAAGTTGTAGAAGGTGAAGCTTTTGATGAAGTTGGTCAGGAAGAACTTGTTGAGGTTGAAGTTGGTCAGCAAGAACTTCTTGAGGTTGAAGTTGGTCAGGAAGAACTTGATGAGGTTGAAGTTGAGGATGGTGAAGTTCAGGTGTGTCAACATGGTGAAGAAGGTGATGCTGAAGTTGAAGTTGGAGAACATGATGAAGTTGAGGGTGGTCAACATACTGAAGAAGGTGATGGTGATGTTGATGAAGTTGTTCAGGAACATGCTGAACTTGATGAGGTTTCTAAAGATACATGTCAAGATAGTGAGGATAATATTGGTGGTGGAGTGGGGGATGGTCAGGATGAGGTTGATGGTAGTAGTTGGAATGCATCTGATGAAGATGATTTGGTGGATTAA
- the LOC111241047 gene encoding uncharacterized protein LOC111241047 isoform X2: protein MCSLAYAVVEVENKESWNFFLELLIEDLGGEGICSRCTFMSDQQKGLLPALQSLLPDVDQCYYVRHIYSNFRKKFAGLNLRQLLWKVATSTTPEAWESVMRQIKEINVDAFKYLIQIPPRHWSRSRFTGRPVCDTLVNNISEGFNSVILDARGKPIISMLEEIRMYLMNRWASNRDKISRFEGIICPKIQKKTAEGVRQDKILDA, encoded by the exons ATGTGTTCCTTAGCTTATGCTGTAGTTGAAGTTGAGAATAAGGAATCATGGAATTTTTTCTTGGAATTGTTAATTGAGGATCTTGGAGGTGAGGGAATTTGTTCAAGGTGTACATTTATGTCAGATCAACAAAAA GGACTTCTGCCAGCTTTACAAAGTTTATTGCCTGATGTGGACCAGTGTTACTATGTGAGGcacatttattcaaattttaggaaaaaatttGCTGGCTTAAACCTCAGACAATTACTATGGAAGGTTGCAACATCAACAACCCCTGAAGCATGGGAGTCAGTAATGAGACAGATCAAGGAAATTAATGTAGACGCATTTAAATACTTGATACAAATTCCACCAAG ACATTGGTCTAGATCCAGGTTTACAGGAAGACCTGTTTGTGACACACTTGTCAACAACATATCTGAAGGTTTTAACAGTGTGATCTTAGATGCACGGGGAAAACCAATAATATCAATGTTGGAAGAGATTCGGATGTACTTGATGAACAGGTGGGCATCCAATAGAGACAAGATCAGTAGATTTGAAGGTATCATTTGCCCCAAGATTCAAAAAAAGACTGCAGAAGGAGTTAGACAAGACAAAATATTGGATGCCTAG